In Nostoc sphaeroides, the genomic window ATTCCTGTAAATCTTGCTGGTTTACCTAGTTTAAGTTTGCCATGTGGTTTTGACGATCAGGGGCTACCGATAGGATTACAGCTAATTAGCAATGTCCTGCGAGAAGACCTACTATTTCAAGTAGCTTACGCTTATGAGCAATCTACTAGTTGGCATCTGCGTAAACCGCAAATATCTTGAAAATGGGCATTTGTCATTTGTCATTTGTCATTTGTCATTTGTCCCTCATCTCCCCTTGCTTCCCCTGCTCCCCACTTTGTACAGACGCGATTAATCGCGTCTCTACGCACTCACTTATTACTAACCATTGACTGTTGACTATTGACTTCTGGAGTCGGGGATTCAGATGTAATTTGTGGTGGATTAAGGGTATATAAAAGACCAGCAGATGCAGCTAATAACAATAGAATGTAGGTGACAACAAGGGGTATGTATGTATTTGATTTGTTGCCTGAATTATTATGAGCATTCTTCGAGTCTTGGCAGACTACATTGCTTATAAGAGTATGTGATAAAGCATTTCCATCCAGTCCTAAAGCATCTCCATAGCGACGGATGAATCCTTGAACAAAAATAGGTTCAGGCAATTCTTCAAATCGTTCTTCTTCTAAAGCTTGCAAAACGCCTGCTCTGATGAGTGTTCTTGCAGCTATTTCTTCTATGCATATAGATTTTTGTTGTCTTACTTGTCGCAAGTGTGTAGTTATTTCTTTTAGCTGCTCTACTTGAGATTGGTTTAAGAGTGTCACTGTCTTCTACTGTATGGGCTAATCCTACTATTCATATAGTCAGAAGACTTAAAAGCGCATACGTATTTTTACTGGATAATTGATTTTCAGGAGAAATTTTTTAATAATGGTTGAAATCTAGATTGGAAAATGCTATTGCTGCTTATGCTAAGTAAATATATTGTTAATATAGACACTTTAAAAGACGCGAAATTTCGCGTCTCTACAGGTCTAAAATTAGCACCAAAAATCCTTAACTGAACCGTATTGGGCTATAGTCGCAATGAGGGTATGTTTCCCAATTTATGTTTAGACACTTTTGGTCAGAATTCAGTATGAATTATGACGACTAACCCATGTATTCTGTTTCGGTAAATTCACGTCTCTACTCTCGATGTTTTAAGATTTTGCACTTACAAGTTAGAAGCGATCGCACTCAAATCTGGTTCAATGAGTGAGTTGAGCAATGTCCACAACTGCAAATCAGTAAAATCTGGAATTGCCATAAATGCGCCGATTTCCTGCAATACTTGGGGATCGTGGGTGGAGGCGATGCCAATAGTGCGGATATCTGCACTCACCGCCGAACGAATACCAGAGGGAGAGTCTTCTAAAGCGATCGCTTCCTCTGCTGTAATCCCCAAGTTACTCAGGGCGACTTGATAGGGTGCAGGGTCGGGTTTACCTGCAATACAATCATCTGCTAAAACAACTGTATGAAAAGCTTCTTTGATTCCCAAAACTTCTAGCATAAATTCTGCATTTAATCTAGGGGCATTAGTTACTAATGCCCGCTTTAACTGATGTGTCTCTGTCCATGCTAGGAGTTCAGAAAATCCACTCAACGGTTTTAGATGGGGGGCGAGTTTGCGAAAAAGCGCCTCTTTTTCATCGGCAAATTTTTGCCCCTCTGCTGTTGATAATTGTGGCAGAATATCCTTAACAATTTCTGGGTTTAATCGCCCACTAATTCGGGATTTATAAAATGTTTCGTCAATTTCTATGCTGTAATTTAACAGCATTTCCCGCCAAGCTAGGTAGTGTATAGGGTCAGTGTTGACAATAGTGCCGTCTAGGTCAAAGAGAATTGCAGCCAGCATGATTTTTGGGTAAAATGTAAATAATTGTTAACTTAATTTAAATAGTTTACATCGTTTTTTTGCCCTTATTAGGAATTACGCGATGAAAACTTGAAATTTTGATCCCGCCTAACCCCCCTTAAAAAGGCTACGGTGTACACACAAGTCGAATTACCCCCCTTAATCCCCCCGTTTATTGGGGGGAAAAAGTCGCGCTAAATCTTAAAATCTATACCTGATAGGGCATGTAAAGACAAACAGATACAGCCTCTCAAGTGACTGCCGTATAATTGATAACCTTCTGTGTAAGCAAATGCTAGCCGCTACAAACTTTTTTCGCGTTGATGATTTACTAGTGCAGATTTACAACTCTGAAGTCGAAATGGCCCAGGATGTTGCCGAAA contains:
- a CDS encoding helix-turn-helix domain-containing protein — translated: MTLLNQSQVEQLKEITTHLRQVRQQKSICIEEIAARTLIRAGVLQALEEERFEELPEPIFVQGFIRRYGDALGLDGNALSHTLISNVVCQDSKNAHNNSGNKSNTYIPLVVTYILLLLAASAGLLYTLNPPQITSESPTPEVNSQQSMVSNK
- a CDS encoding HAD family hydrolase — its product is MLAAILFDLDGTIVNTDPIHYLAWREMLLNYSIEIDETFYKSRISGRLNPEIVKDILPQLSTAEGQKFADEKEALFRKLAPHLKPLSGFSELLAWTETHQLKRALVTNAPRLNAEFMLEVLGIKEAFHTVVLADDCIAGKPDPAPYQVALSNLGITAEEAIALEDSPSGIRSAVSADIRTIGIASTHDPQVLQEIGAFMAIPDFTDLQLWTLLNSLIEPDLSAIASNL